Proteins from a genomic interval of Paenibacillus sp. FSL R5-0623:
- a CDS encoding stalk domain-containing protein, whose amino-acid sequence MLGKHEKQLEDVKGSKVKKWAIVTLAGVIWIAPVMNAGGQIWSGTSWQSVAAAASTNTSKLSEEILTSGAKLMKYRYTTTRSGSKVNVLADVIQVDLQNPYVKLDVMTGKGGNLNSKQSTGAMAKENGAVAAVNGDYFNVSGELAPIGGQVSDGVLVSTPSELSGMYALTVTKDGKPMIDEYSFDGTVKAQDGSTFALRGINKEDYTVESGAVKYSHANSMYIYTPAWTSSKRPNDPSTTPTEVLVQNGVITQISDKKALNMTVPKDGYILRAHGTAATWIMSHLSVGQTLDADYKLKAKTTGQSVDPSNLEMMIGGHTILVNGGKAASFSRDIASSGIGGIRARTAVGYSQDGRYVYIIAAEKNSNSSGMSLTELQSFMTSVGVWKGMNLDGGGSTTMVTRPLGEQTAGLTFNTEYGTEQRQVVNTLGVFSTAPVGKLKGFAVSGSQTLLVGQEGKYTAKGYDTYYNPIATGDISMSWKSSNNSIVSVSNGTIKGVKPGTATLTATSNGASSSIKVSVLGGSELASLTAGSGLGSLKAGTTMSIPVTATTKSGQSVTVPADSLTWEFIGFKGKVTADQLTVSSVNPGAQVGYAIGRYDGYSTVVVLSASASETVWENFENVNYPINFTTNAAGVTGTASITAGTGEKAGSNVLQLDYDMTAGTGKMYAYAQLNGSTGREVSAAATSMSMDVMGDKSLNWLRAEFTDANGKTVYADLAKAIDWNGWKKLSVDLNGLNIAYPAKLKRVYVVNVEEGQDERAKSGTVAFDNIAFTMPSKSSEVGLPTGTASLVLGQKSMTVNGTKKAIDAAPVLKNGTTYVPIKHVLDAFGGQASWDSKNQRITVLRGGKLIDLVVGQKEFILNGKRQSATVAPYVTGGRTLVPLRLVSEQLGLTVKWEQKTKTVTISS is encoded by the coding sequence ATGCTGGGGAAACATGAGAAACAGCTGGAAGACGTTAAGGGCAGTAAGGTGAAGAAATGGGCGATTGTGACGCTGGCGGGTGTGATCTGGATTGCACCGGTGATGAACGCAGGCGGGCAGATATGGTCAGGCACTTCGTGGCAATCGGTGGCCGCTGCAGCATCTACAAATACAAGCAAGTTGAGTGAAGAAATTCTGACTTCGGGTGCGAAGCTCATGAAATACAGATATACGACAACACGTTCCGGTTCCAAGGTCAACGTACTGGCAGATGTCATCCAGGTGGATCTGCAGAACCCGTATGTGAAGCTGGATGTGATGACAGGCAAGGGCGGTAATCTGAACAGTAAACAGAGCACAGGTGCCATGGCTAAAGAAAATGGTGCAGTAGCCGCTGTGAATGGCGATTACTTCAATGTATCCGGCGAGCTCGCGCCGATTGGTGGACAGGTCTCCGATGGCGTACTGGTCTCCACACCTTCCGAACTGTCGGGCATGTATGCCCTTACGGTGACCAAGGATGGCAAGCCGATGATCGACGAGTACTCCTTTGATGGGACTGTGAAGGCGCAGGATGGTTCAACCTTTGCTTTGCGTGGGATAAATAAAGAGGATTATACGGTAGAGTCGGGTGCGGTGAAGTATAGTCATGCCAACTCGATGTATATTTATACACCGGCATGGACCTCCTCCAAACGTCCAAATGATCCTTCCACAACGCCAACAGAGGTTCTTGTGCAGAACGGAGTAATCACCCAAATCTCGGATAAAAAAGCGCTAAACATGACGGTGCCGAAGGATGGATACATTTTGCGTGCGCATGGAACAGCGGCGACATGGATCATGAGCCATCTATCCGTTGGGCAAACCTTGGATGCGGATTACAAGCTAAAAGCCAAAACAACCGGGCAATCGGTTGATCCTAGTAACCTGGAGATGATGATTGGCGGTCATACCATTTTGGTGAACGGTGGAAAGGCAGCTTCCTTTTCGCGTGATATCGCATCTTCCGGCATTGGTGGCATTCGTGCAAGAACGGCAGTAGGGTACTCCCAGGATGGTCGGTATGTCTACATCATTGCAGCGGAGAAAAACAGTAACAGCAGCGGTATGTCGCTGACGGAACTGCAATCCTTTATGACCAGTGTGGGTGTCTGGAAAGGCATGAACCTTGACGGAGGCGGCTCCACAACCATGGTAACCCGTCCGTTGGGTGAGCAAACCGCTGGTCTGACGTTCAACACAGAGTATGGCACCGAGCAACGTCAGGTTGTAAACACGCTAGGTGTGTTCTCTACGGCTCCTGTAGGTAAACTGAAGGGCTTTGCCGTGAGTGGCAGCCAAACGTTGCTGGTGGGACAAGAGGGTAAGTACACAGCCAAAGGATATGACACCTACTACAACCCGATCGCAACAGGTGATATCAGCATGTCCTGGAAGTCCAGCAACAACAGTATCGTGAGTGTTAGCAACGGAACGATCAAAGGCGTGAAGCCAGGTACAGCAACGCTGACAGCAACGAGCAATGGAGCTTCATCTTCTATTAAAGTATCGGTATTGGGTGGAAGTGAATTGGCTTCCCTGACAGCAGGATCAGGTCTCGGTTCGCTCAAAGCGGGCACAACGATGTCGATTCCTGTAACGGCAACAACGAAGAGCGGACAAAGTGTCACGGTTCCGGCGGACTCACTGACATGGGAATTTATCGGATTCAAAGGTAAAGTTACTGCTGACCAATTAACAGTATCTTCTGTCAATCCTGGTGCACAAGTGGGATATGCAATTGGTCGTTATGATGGTTACAGTACAGTGGTAGTACTCTCGGCTTCTGCAAGCGAAACGGTCTGGGAGAACTTCGAAAATGTGAATTATCCGATCAACTTCACAACGAACGCAGCGGGTGTAACTGGTACGGCAAGTATTACAGCAGGAACTGGTGAGAAAGCCGGCTCCAATGTGCTGCAACTCGATTATGATATGACTGCTGGAACAGGCAAAATGTACGCTTATGCACAACTGAACGGTTCTACCGGCAGAGAGGTATCTGCTGCAGCTACATCAATGTCGATGGATGTTATGGGTGACAAAAGCCTGAACTGGCTGCGTGCCGAATTCACGGATGCCAATGGCAAAACGGTATATGCCGATCTCGCCAAGGCGATTGACTGGAACGGTTGGAAGAAGCTGAGCGTGGACCTGAACGGACTGAACATCGCCTATCCCGCGAAGCTGAAGCGGGTCTATGTGGTGAACGTGGAAGAAGGTCAGGATGAGCGTGCGAAATCAGGTACGGTTGCTTTTGACAACATCGCATTCACGATGCCTTCCAAGTCCAGTGAAGTCGGATTGCCTACGGGGACTGCCTCACTTGTGCTTGGACAGAAATCGATGACGGTGAACGGAACGAAAAAAGCGATTGATGCAGCACCGGTCCTAAAAAATGGTACAACGTATGTGCCAATCAAACATGTTTTGGACGCTTTTGGTGGTCAGGCAAGCTGGGATAGCAAAAATCAGCGGATCACGGTATTACGTGGTGGCAAGCTGATTGATCTGGTTGTAGGGCAGAAAGAATTCATTCTGAATGGTAAAAGACAGAGCGCAACTGTTGCACCATACGTAACGGGTGGTAGGACTTTAGTCCCGCTCAGACTCGTTTCCGAGCAACTTGGTCTCACTGTAAAATGGGAACAGAAAACGAAGACCGTTACCATCTCATCGTGA
- a CDS encoding RHS repeat-associated core domain-containing protein: MFKKITIIWLCVILVLSGFGSFGYGGQAAAAEGRDSLTSATYITIHSLKEQFGIKEDWIEKKLDQGYSLYQLYKALQTDRTGGEAAEKWLEAQEIREPIQMEGLRPSGSSQQNNFSINALNEDAPGTGTTVDETGLNHVDIRDDASLYMTSYGAESISTATGEMMIQSTDLSLPGLIPFDLTRVYDSARASGQLGVEYDETTLTYSNIVTPRKEELSAGLGQGWRWDIPFMEKRGDNQYIQIPGVGYYRLNANLELEGYVWNDLTVKRDATVTVNGVSSTYRLSIRNGYDYLFNEAGELLQITDGYRNTVNFHYTTLNGNQAIARIENSQGQVLTFAYDNLKVTVQLAGTDRKATYTQREDEGIRILREFTDALDRTTKYTYYYPESKFNFLPELQSNQNVHGVMHTALLSRITSPSSAITDYAYIPALKQIGEASSHFVFKVRERKSQFSTTEGEGVLDKVNFEYSGEDLDTYGQSATWTTKVKAENTVDTWTFSKTFSAAAHPDLIHADQHTLTGDDVTYSTEFQYDDQTKRNLPTQMTEWVSESGRSGEKLTTTIKYDASGMVTSKKLSTGQESTYAYETGKAPYHWIKPVRVTTKINSTLERYTETTYNNQGSMLRTSTKNGYGGQLLSESEVKLDDKGRVISTTDKGGTLAKDRTATFSYDSIAGHLMRSTSMTVHDVAGKAENLVESYSYTSAGKLETTTNAVGEQETNQYDQAGRLLQITHADGTKSTTTYDDTNNIITSTSPDGIVTFERYNPLGLLVEEQTADATYKYAYDGEGNVTASEDAEGNVTRYVVNAFGQTTDTQYPDGTTDTTTIDSVGQTVTVQDASGYKTREKKDLLGRSTAVEEYRDGAFVPLQQSEYDLSGNVTASIDGNGERTTYTYDALGQIATATTPKQETSRYFYSYQGQVTQVVSANGQTVTKQYDELGRIIKQTPPMLDGAATTYYYDKKSNLVKMQDRLGKVTEYTYNSDNMLTAMKAPDTNVSYTYDEIGRRTSMTDDHGKTTYSYRAADGMLNGLTFPDGTRLDYENNTQQRLGYTLTDAKGQSLRIHGEVDAMNRVTSMDITSGSGGASALAASGTTPVDRMTFSYASNSLLEKLSFGKGLSTSYQFNGYDLSGITISQGTSAVQQFAYEYDGNKNITSRTQNGETDQYTYDELSRIQTETGTQKETYTYDPNGNRYSTGSGKIYGLKDAQYTYDSQNRLIKATGEGKTVTYSYNGDGLLYERTEGDQTIRYYYDEEAKLMAEASVTSGKAELTYAYIYDLYGQLWARQDKQTGKLEYYQFNGHGDVVGLVDDAGQVLNQYTYDIWGGPSTTEQTVPNILRYAGEYWDETIGLQYLRARWYDPGMGRFIGEDTYEGELNDPLSLNLYSYVNNNPLKYVDPSGHMPKNLLNGFLKDFLNGRNDGTKYTDLQLSDAVLNANGDNRIYLAFHEIAQIHTAKAIHLKTGLSTTLEYHIEQEIAWWPNKHYWVDIVTSNGQMWELKARRDVPYGDTDGYYEDAEEQLTKYQSVNGKLVRGAQYRTIKGIIVEGDLYMDIEFFDKGKIFYEFYLDYGNGKTVSMTTRQAENYVDANHLYPPEFNFKTKKRRR, translated from the coding sequence GTGTTTAAGAAAATAACGATTATTTGGTTATGCGTCATATTGGTACTTAGTGGGTTCGGTTCTTTTGGATATGGAGGACAAGCAGCGGCGGCAGAAGGTAGGGATTCCCTCACTTCCGCTACCTACATTACTATCCATAGTTTAAAAGAGCAATTTGGTATTAAGGAAGATTGGATTGAGAAAAAACTAGATCAAGGTTACTCGCTGTACCAGTTGTATAAAGCTTTACAGACAGATCGCACAGGCGGCGAGGCTGCTGAAAAATGGCTAGAAGCACAAGAAATAAGGGAACCGATTCAAATGGAGGGGCTACGCCCTTCCGGGTCATCACAGCAAAACAACTTCTCGATTAATGCTCTTAATGAGGATGCTCCAGGTACAGGAACAACCGTGGACGAAACTGGACTTAACCATGTAGATATCCGAGATGACGCATCGCTTTATATGACGTCTTATGGAGCAGAATCTATCTCAACTGCTACAGGGGAAATGATGATTCAGAGTACTGACCTTTCTCTTCCTGGACTCATTCCGTTTGATCTGACACGCGTCTATGACAGCGCTAGAGCGAGTGGACAGCTGGGCGTTGAATATGACGAAACGACACTGACGTATTCCAATATAGTTACGCCACGCAAGGAAGAACTCTCTGCTGGATTGGGGCAAGGCTGGCGTTGGGACATTCCTTTCATGGAAAAACGTGGCGATAATCAGTATATTCAGATTCCAGGCGTAGGCTATTATCGCTTAAACGCGAATCTGGAACTGGAAGGTTACGTATGGAATGACTTAACCGTTAAGCGAGATGCGACCGTGACTGTTAATGGCGTATCTAGCACTTATCGTTTATCCATCCGAAACGGCTACGATTATCTATTTAATGAAGCCGGAGAACTGTTGCAAATTACAGATGGCTACCGGAATACCGTGAACTTTCACTATACAACATTGAACGGAAATCAAGCCATTGCACGAATTGAAAACAGTCAAGGTCAGGTGTTGACATTTGCTTATGACAACCTGAAGGTTACTGTACAGCTTGCTGGAACGGATCGGAAAGCAACGTACACGCAACGCGAGGACGAAGGCATTCGCATTTTGCGAGAATTCACGGATGCTCTCGATCGGACAACGAAGTATACGTATTATTATCCGGAATCCAAATTCAACTTTTTACCTGAGTTACAAAGCAACCAAAACGTTCACGGTGTGATGCATACAGCGTTGCTATCTCGTATTACAAGCCCTTCATCAGCTATAACGGATTATGCATATATTCCGGCGCTGAAGCAGATCGGTGAAGCTTCATCCCATTTCGTATTCAAAGTAAGAGAGCGCAAGAGCCAGTTTAGTACAACGGAAGGCGAAGGCGTTCTGGACAAGGTTAACTTTGAGTACTCTGGAGAAGATCTGGACACCTACGGTCAATCTGCAACATGGACAACGAAAGTGAAAGCAGAGAACACTGTAGATACTTGGACGTTCTCCAAAACGTTTAGCGCTGCAGCGCATCCAGATTTGATTCACGCAGATCAGCACACGTTAACTGGAGATGATGTGACTTACTCTACGGAGTTCCAGTATGATGACCAAACGAAGCGAAATCTTCCAACTCAAATGACAGAGTGGGTGAGCGAGAGCGGTCGTTCAGGCGAAAAGCTGACTACGACCATTAAGTATGATGCAAGCGGTATGGTGACCTCTAAAAAGCTTAGCACAGGGCAAGAATCCACCTATGCATACGAAACAGGCAAAGCACCATATCACTGGATTAAGCCTGTGAGAGTCACCACGAAGATTAATAGCACGTTGGAGCGATATACCGAGACGACATACAACAATCAAGGTTCCATGTTGAGGACTAGCACCAAGAACGGATATGGCGGACAATTGCTTTCTGAATCGGAAGTTAAGCTTGATGACAAAGGCCGTGTCATCAGCACAACCGACAAAGGCGGCACGCTGGCCAAAGATCGGACGGCGACATTCAGTTATGATTCTATTGCTGGACATTTAATGAGGTCGACATCAATGACAGTCCATGACGTTGCTGGAAAAGCAGAAAATCTTGTGGAGTCATATAGCTACACATCTGCAGGTAAACTGGAAACGACAACGAATGCTGTAGGAGAACAGGAAACGAATCAATATGACCAAGCAGGACGACTTCTTCAAATCACGCATGCTGATGGCACGAAATCAACAACGACATATGATGATACAAATAACATCATTACAAGCACATCGCCAGACGGCATTGTGACTTTCGAGCGATACAATCCATTAGGTTTACTCGTGGAAGAGCAAACGGCGGACGCAACATATAAATATGCCTATGATGGCGAAGGAAACGTGACGGCTTCGGAAGATGCTGAGGGGAATGTGACGAGGTATGTGGTCAACGCGTTTGGGCAAACGACCGATACCCAATATCCCGATGGAACTACGGATACAACAACGATTGATTCTGTTGGTCAAACCGTAACGGTTCAGGATGCTTCAGGGTATAAAACTCGTGAAAAGAAAGACTTGCTGGGACGCTCGACAGCAGTAGAAGAATACCGGGACGGCGCATTTGTACCTTTACAGCAAAGTGAATATGACCTCAGCGGAAACGTGACTGCTTCTATTGATGGTAATGGGGAGCGCACAACATATACGTACGATGCGCTCGGACAAATAGCAACGGCAACCACGCCCAAACAAGAAACCAGCCGATATTTTTACAGCTATCAGGGCCAGGTGACCCAAGTTGTATCTGCTAACGGGCAAACGGTGACCAAACAATATGATGAACTGGGCCGCATCATCAAACAGACACCACCCATGCTGGATGGAGCTGCGACAACTTACTATTATGATAAGAAGAGTAATCTGGTTAAGATGCAGGATCGACTTGGGAAAGTAACAGAGTATACGTATAACAGTGACAATATGCTCACAGCTATGAAAGCACCAGATACGAATGTATCCTATACGTACGACGAGATTGGCCGCAGAACATCGATGACTGATGATCATGGAAAGACCACGTACAGTTATCGAGCAGCAGATGGGATGTTGAACGGACTGACGTTCCCGGATGGGACACGACTTGATTACGAAAACAATACCCAGCAACGTCTAGGGTATACCTTAACGGATGCCAAAGGACAATCCTTGCGCATTCACGGCGAAGTAGATGCCATGAATCGGGTAACCTCCATGGATATTACCTCGGGTTCAGGAGGGGCTTCTGCACTCGCAGCATCGGGGACGACGCCTGTGGATCGTATGACATTCAGTTATGCGTCCAATAGCTTGCTGGAGAAATTGTCGTTTGGCAAGGGTCTCAGCACAAGCTACCAGTTCAATGGCTATGACCTGTCGGGAATCACGATCTCTCAAGGGACATCTGCGGTGCAACAGTTCGCCTATGAATATGATGGTAATAAAAACATCACGTCTCGTACACAGAACGGGGAAACCGATCAATACACATACGATGAATTGAGCCGGATTCAGACCGAAACGGGCACACAAAAAGAAACGTATACTTATGACCCGAATGGTAACCGGTACAGTACCGGAAGTGGTAAGATATACGGTCTAAAGGATGCACAGTATACGTATGACAGCCAGAATCGTCTGATTAAAGCAACGGGTGAAGGCAAAACGGTAACCTACAGCTATAATGGAGATGGACTGTTGTATGAACGTACGGAAGGCGACCAAACGATTCGTTATTACTACGATGAAGAAGCCAAACTCATGGCTGAGGCCAGTGTAACTTCTGGAAAAGCAGAATTGACTTATGCTTACATCTATGATTTGTATGGACAACTATGGGCACGTCAGGACAAGCAAACAGGCAAGCTGGAATACTACCAATTCAACGGTCACGGAGACGTGGTTGGACTCGTGGATGATGCCGGTCAAGTATTGAACCAGTATACGTATGATATCTGGGGTGGGCCATCAACGACGGAACAAACCGTACCGAATATACTTCGTTATGCTGGCGAGTATTGGGATGAAACGATAGGGTTACAGTATTTGCGAGCCCGATGGTACGATCCAGGCATGGGTCGATTCATTGGTGAGGATACGTACGAAGGTGAACTGAACGATCCACTGAGTTTGAATTTGTATTCGTATGTAAACAATAACCCGTTGAAGTACGTGGACCCTAGTGGGCACATGCCAAAAAATCTCTTAAACGGCTTCTTGAAGGACTTCTTGAATGGTAGGAATGATGGAACGAAATATACAGATTTACAATTATCCGATGCTGTGTTGAATGCTAATGGAGATAATCGAATATATTTAGCGTTCCATGAAATTGCCCAAATTCATACAGCAAAAGCAATACATTTAAAAACAGGCTTGAGCACAACTTTGGAATATCATATAGAACAAGAAATTGCATGGTGGCCTAATAAGCATTATTGGGTAGATATAGTAACATCAAACGGTCAAATGTGGGAATTAAAGGCCAGACGAGATGTTCCTTACGGTGATACTGACGGGTACTATGAAGATGCAGAAGAACAACTGACAAAATATCAATCTGTAAATGGAAAGCTTGTTAGGGGAGCGCAGTATCGAACAATAAAAGGAATAATTGTAGAAGGTGATTTATATATGGATATTGAATTTTTCGATAAAGGGAAGATATTCTACGAGTTCTATTTGGATTATGGTAATGGTAAAACTGTGTCAATGACAACTAGACAGGCAGAAAATTATGTGGATGCGAATCACTTGTACCCGCCTGAATTCAACTTTAAAACCAAAAAAAGGAGAAGGTAG